GCGCTGGATGCGGCTCTGCGCGGGCGACAGGATGTCATTCTTCTGCCGGTAGTTTCTCTTTCTGGCCATGATGTTCCATTACCATGTCATGCAGGCGGCGTTAAAAATTCCGCCTGCCAGCGCAGCCGCGCCCATAAATAACCCGGCGGCTGTATTGCTGTGAATAATCTTGTCGCTCAGTTTTGGCATATAAAGGCGCACACCACCGTAGACAAGTAATTGCACCACCAGCGCAATAATGCCCCAGATTAAATAATCCGGAATACTCACTGAATTAATGGCTGCGCTGGAGAGCGGAATAATATAGCCCAACAGTGAACCGCTGAACGCTAACGATGCCGCGACATTATTCTCTTTAATTAATCGCCACTCATCGTGTGGCGTAATCCGTGTATAAATAAAAAGAAAGCAGAGCACCATCGCAATGCCAATAAAAAAATAGGCACAAAATGCCAGCAGCGAGCCCAGAATATGCAAGTCCAAATTCATAATTAACCTATGACCTTTAATGATGTCAGGGGAATATCCACCCCAGCGCACGCGAGTAGATCCATTCCGGCTGGTTGCGCGCATTGAATGTCTCTTCGCCATTCAATAGCAGGTATTCAAATATATCGCTGGTGACTTCCCGCTGGTAAGCCATCATAAAGTTATGCACTTCCCAGCGTGCGCCAGCCTGATTGGTCACGGTTTCGAGCGTATAAATCGGCTCGATATCGCCGCGCTCTTCGGCGTTAAACACGCGCTGCCACTGGCAATCGCGCCAGCGAAGCGTGGTTTTGCCCATCGCCTTTGCGCTCAGCATTTCGCGCCACGCCTGTTCGCCGGAAACACCCACGCTCTCTTCATACACAAACAGCTTAATATCATCGATATTGTGGCTTGCCAGTCCGCCCGAGGTGCTGATTTGCAGAAACTCATCGCCCGTCGTGTAGTAGCGATGGATCATGCATCCTGCGCCAAGATCGAAGCTGCCGCAGGCGCCAACGGTGTACTCCTCGCCGGGCAGCGTGACGAGCAGTTCCTCTTCGCACAGGCGAAACAGCAGCGTATCAATGGTAAAACCGGCATGCAGATGCAAACCAAGCGGACCTTTCGCCGGGGCTGACGCATCAGCCCGCCCCAACAGGTTTTTCAGCAACGAGAACATTACGCTTTCTGTTGCTGTTGCAGTCGCGCCAGCACATCCTGCGCCGAGGTTTTATCGCTGCCGCCGATCCCCGCCTGCGCCAGTTTTTCGTCGAGATCGCGCCCATCGGCCACTTTCTCAAGCTGTGTTGCCGCATCCAGTCGGGCCTGGCGCTCAGCCTGACGCGCTTGCAGGCGCTTCAGGGATTCCGCTGCCGTGGCGACATTGTTTGACGCGCCAACGGTGGAGGTGGTGACGGCCTGCTCCGCGCGCTGCATCGCGTCGGTCGCTTTGATCACTTCCAGTTGCTGCTCAAACTGTTCGATACGCTGTGCCGTGGCGGTCACCGCTTTTTCTACGGTATCGCGCGAAGTTTCAAGGTTGCTCAGCACCTGCTCTTCCGCGGTAATCGTGTTCTCCAGACGGGCAATCTCGGTCGCCACTTCATTGAGCAATGCGGCATCCACATTTTTTGCCATCGCTTCCAGCGCGCGGGCTTCCAGGCTGGCTTTACGGTCACGCAGATCGGCCAGTTTGTCGTGGCTCAGCTTCACGCGCGCCAGCAGATCGACACGGGATTTCCCCGCCTTATCCAGCTCTGCGCGGGCATCGCGGATATGCTGTTCGAGCATGCGCACGCCCTGCGTTTCTTCGATCGACTCTTCCGCCTGAGCAATAAACGATTTACCCAGCGTAAACAGGCTTTTTAAAATTCCCATATCCTCACTCCCTGACAACGTTATTGGGTAAAATCATCGGTTAATTCGGCAAGATCCAGCGCGTTTTCCGCAAGCGTGGTGATTTCCAGCAGGATATCGTCAAGCGAAGAGTTGAGTGACAGCGCGCCGAACGCGACATAATACTCTTCGCCGCTGACTGCAGAGATGCCAACAGACGATAACGGTAAAAGTTTTTGGTTGCGCAGCAGAAAAGCGTTAAACGCATCCTGGTGCTTAATTTCACTTAAAGGACAAATGTAGGTTTCGATAACGATTTGCCGGGAAGTCAGCAGCACGTTTAATTGCAAATCGCCGTAATCATCCAGTTTAATAATTAACGCATCGGCTTCGTGTTGAATATTTAAATCCAGCGCCGTGGATTGTAATAATGCCGCGCTAAGCGACTCTACTGTCCATGCCATGATATCTATCCCGATTATTTTATTGTAATAAAATTAAGAGAAAACCTGCCGTGAAATCTTACCTGGATTCAGGGCAAAAAAAACCACCCAAATAAGGGTGGTTTTTGATGTGTTGCGGATTTAAAGCGTGCGCTGGCGCACAGCTTCAAACAGGCAGATACCGGTTGCCACCGAGACGTTCAACGATGAAACGCTGCCCGCCATCGGAATGCTGATCAGCTCATCACAGTGTTCGCGGGTCAGGCGGCGCATACCTTCACCTTCCGCGCCCATTACCAGCGCCATCGGTCCGGTCATTTTGCTCTGAAACAGAGTGTGGTCCGCTTCACCGGCGGTGCCAACAATCCAGATATTCTCTTCTTGCAACTGGCGCATAGTACGCGCGAGGTTGGTGACGCGGATCAGCGGAACACTTTCCGCTGCGCCGCAGGCCACTTTTTTCGCGGTCGCATTCAACTGGGCGGATTTGTCTTTCGGCACAATCACCGCGTGAACGCCTGCCGCATCGGCACTGCGCAAGCATGCGCCAAGGTTATGCGGATCGGTAACGCCATCAAGGATCAGCAGGAACGGTTGATCGAGGCTGGCAATCAGATCCGGCAGATCGTTCTCCTGATACTGACGCCCTGGTTTCACCCGTGCAATGATCCCCTGATGCACCGCGCCTTCGCTTTTCTCATCCAGATACTGGCGATTCGCCACCTGGATCACCACGCCCTGCGCTTCCAGAGCATGGATCAGCGGCAGCAGACGTTTGTCTTCGCGGCCTTTCAGAATAAAGACTTCCTGAAAACGCTCCGGGGCGCGCTCCAGCAGTGCCTGCACCGCATGGATGCCGTAAATCATTTCACTCATTGATGGTACTCGTTTGGGGCAGTTTCGCCGTGTTATGTGGGCTGTGATTCTCATCACCTGCGCTCATTATAACCGACACGCGCTGCAGAAAGTACCTCGCTAACTTAAGTGCCGTTTTGCCTCCAGCCGTACGCGATGCAGCACGTGCTGCTTGATCTCACCATAGTGCGGATCGCCAGCGAGGGTTTCGATATCGCGATCGCGGCCAAACGGCAGAGAAATCTCTTCGACGATTTTGCCGGGGCGCGCAGACATGATCAGAATGCGGTCGGCGAGAAACAGCGCTTCATCTACATCGTGCGTCACGAACAGCAGCGTGGTGCGCGTTTCCAGCCAGGCGCTGCGCAGCAGTTCCTGCATCATCAGCCGGGTTTGCGCGTCCAGCGCACCAAACGGTTCATCGAGCAGCAACACATCCGGACCGGGCAACCAGGCGCGCGCCAGCGCGACACGTTGTTTCATGCCGCCGGAAAGCTGCCACGGCGCATGGTGTTCAAAACCTTTCAGCCCCACTCGGGCCAGCCAGTCCAGCGCCTGGGCGTTAATCTCTTCTTTGCGGTATTTGCCGAGCCGTGGGCCGAACGTCACGTTATCCAGCACCGATAACCACGGAAACAGGTTCGGCTGCTGGAAGATCATGCCGCGCGATGGGCCTGGTTGGCTCACCGTTTTTCCGGCCGCCAGAACCTGCCCGCTATCGGGCCGGGTAAACCCGGCAACCAGGTTGAGAATGGTGGATTTACCACAGCCGGAGGGGCCAAGCAGCACAACAAATTCCCCCGGAGCCAGCGCCAGCGAAATATCTTCCAGCACCGTGAACGGTTGCGGTTTTGC
The Kosakonia oryzae genome window above contains:
- a CDS encoding DUF350 domain-containing protein, whose translation is MHILGSLLAFCAYFFIGIAMVLCFLFIYTRITPHDEWRLIKENNVAASLAFSGSLLGYIIPLSSAAINSVSIPDYLIWGIIALVVQLLVYGGVRLYMPKLSDKIIHSNTAAGLFMGAAALAGGIFNAACMTW
- a CDS encoding PspA/IM30 family protein, producing the protein MGILKSLFTLGKSFIAQAEESIEETQGVRMLEQHIRDARAELDKAGKSRVDLLARVKLSHDKLADLRDRKASLEARALEAMAKNVDAALLNEVATEIARLENTITAEEQVLSNLETSRDTVEKAVTATAQRIEQFEQQLEVIKATDAMQRAEQAVTTSTVGASNNVATAAESLKRLQARQAERQARLDAATQLEKVADGRDLDEKLAQAGIGGSDKTSAQDVLARLQQQQKA
- a CDS encoding YjfI family protein, with the translated sequence MAWTVESLSAALLQSTALDLNIQHEADALIIKLDDYGDLQLNVLLTSRQIVIETYICPLSEIKHQDAFNAFLLRNQKLLPLSSVGISAVSGEEYYVAFGALSLNSSLDDILLEITTLAENALDLAELTDDFTQ
- the rlmB gene encoding 23S rRNA (guanosine(2251)-2'-O)-methyltransferase RlmB — encoded protein: MSEMIYGIHAVQALLERAPERFQEVFILKGREDKRLLPLIHALEAQGVVIQVANRQYLDEKSEGAVHQGIIARVKPGRQYQENDLPDLIASLDQPFLLILDGVTDPHNLGACLRSADAAGVHAVIVPKDKSAQLNATAKKVACGAAESVPLIRVTNLARTMRQLQEENIWIVGTAGEADHTLFQSKMTGPMALVMGAEGEGMRRLTREHCDELISIPMAGSVSSLNVSVATGICLFEAVRQRTL
- a CDS encoding ABC transporter ATP-binding protein; this translates as MTAQIALENVSLTFAAKPQPFTVLEDISLALAPGEFVVLLGPSGCGKSTILNLVAGFTRPDSGQVLAAGKTVSQPGPSRGMIFQQPNLFPWLSVLDNVTFGPRLGKYRKEEINAQALDWLARVGLKGFEHHAPWQLSGGMKQRVALARAWLPGPDVLLLDEPFGALDAQTRLMMQELLRSAWLETRTTLLFVTHDVDEALFLADRILIMSARPGKIVEEISLPFGRDRDIETLAGDPHYGEIKQHVLHRVRLEAKRHLS